The nucleotide sequence gtatACTTTTTGTAGGATCGTCGTATTGGTATTTGATTATGGACGAGTACAATCGCGATCCACCATTTGTACGAATAAACGATACATTGTCGTCAAAGTGGACGAAATTGAATGCTGGTTGTCAAAAATATAATGGGATCGTGAGTCGTTCAAAGAAAGATAGGCAAAGTGAAGTAAACGACAATGATTTTCGGATCCGTTGTGATCAACAATTTATGGATTAGCAAAGAAAATTTCCTAGTTATCAAGCGTGGAACCTTTTTTAGGGACAAGCCAAAGTAGCTTAATTCCGATCCCGTTGTTATAGTTCGAAGGAATAAACGACATCCATATCCCATTGTTATAGGTCGAAGCAATAAACGACGTGAAACTATTATGGTTAAACATGCTTGATGCATGGTACCAAAAAACACAAATCAAGCTTTCTCCACAATTTCTTCATCCATTTCTTCATATTCTTCATCAAATCAAAAGAAACCGATAATATCCAAATTAAACCCAAATCAAATTCAATACCAAAATCACAAACCCAAATCAAATCaaaagtttataatcaatatgttACCATCGATGTTGGGTCCCTCGTGGACAAACTGGAGTTAATCGGCTTGAAAAACTAAACATTTTATAAAATGGGTCCCTCGTGGAAAAAGGTAAATTGGTGACTATTGCCAACAAAGCGATTAAACGTTTTTAACAAACCAATTTGATTGATGACTGTAAACAAACCGATTAACTCCTGGGAACATCTCGAAATCGTTCAGATCTGGTTTATGTTTTTGAATAGGGTTCATAATCGGTTTAGAAGTCAATGATGATCAATATGATTTTAACTTTATAAATTATTTGATGACGACGATTCAAGAGTTCATTGTGATAGTAAATATGATTATAATTGGTTGAGAATTAACGATAGAACACTACACATCTCTTTGAATATCAATATTTGGTTCGATTCGTTGAATTATTGGATGAGCATATGATTTTAATTGATATCCAACTCGATATCACTTGATGAAAAAAGCATAAGATATTTTGATGAACAAATTACGTGCATGCTTGTAAATAAGGGTATCACGCACGGTGCATGGTGTGCGATGCAGCATGGTGCGTGTTTGTGAGAAAAAATGATTGTCTTGCTGAACATCTCGGTCACACGCATCACACACGAGCTTGCACGTATCATGTGTGGTGCATGATGCGTGATCAGAGAGCATTTTGTGCTTACGATTTTTTGAGGGCATTTTGACCGATTTCCCTCAATTGTAATTGTAATGGTAACTAGATGAATATATATAACAGACCAGGCCCGTGCATAAAAACCATGCATCTATTTGGGCCTAAGCCCGTTTCTTTCTCTCGTTTGGTTTTCATATAACAAATTAAATTTTCCGTGTGTTTAGGAGCTAGAAGGTCACAAATAAAGCTAAAAGTCTACAGTGGGAGCCGAAAGTTTATAACAGAAGCCAGCATGAGTTAAAACTTATAAGTGAAGCTAAAAGCTAAAAAACTTAGTTTCGAAGTAAACCCATGCGCATAGTAGTAGAAAATCTTATACACAAATTTAAATTAAACGTGAccaaatatttaattaataaaaatatataacgaCTTAACATATGTACACTATCTCTATGTCTATACATCCAAACGACTGTTGTACGCTCTGCACTATTGGTTGTACTTTCAAGATCATAACTATAACTGGAAACAGATTCTGTATATACCAAATTTATCCCTTCATGCCCACTCACACTACCTTCATTATCAGCGGAATTAGAATATTCCGTCGTCGTTTCACGTTGTTCTAAATAATCTGAACTTGTGTCACTAGTCACGTGCCTCACCACCTCCCAACCTTCTGATCCCCAATTAACCCCTGAATTTGTAGCTAGTTTACCAATCCTCTGTTTCGCTTCCAATTTCTTCATATCCGAATTATCAATCTCCAACGTCGACTCGTTGGACGAGCTCGAATCACACCAATCAAATGCGCATCTAGGCGATAATTCATATTCATTGATCGCGATCAAGGAAGATAACGATGGTGAAGAACACGGTAGCAGAAATGGAAGGTGGAGCAGTTGATCGCAGCTCCACCTATCACTTCGCTCACGTCTCAAACACTTGTCTAAAAAATCAATTAAATCATTTGGTACTGGAGTTGACGTGTTACTCAACTCCGGTATCAATAATTCATTAGAGTATTTGATTTGACGTAAAATGTCAAATCCTATATTATGCCAGATTAGCTGTCCAGTCAGCATCTCAATGACTGTACACCCTAAGGACCAGACGTCAGATTCTGGTCCTTGATACTCTCCCCTGATAACCTCTGGGGCCATCCATAACGGACTTCCTCGTATTTTTTCATTTAACCCAAATTCGATTGCCGACCCAAAATCCGCAAGTTTCGCCAATCCCGGAGTGTTTCCGATCAACACATTCTTCCCTTTTACATCACAATGAACAATATTTTTCGAATGAATGTAGCTCAAACCTGACGTAATACACCGTGTGTAACTCCTAAGGTTCATAATATTACCTTCTGTTGCCACGTCAGCAACAGTACCATTAGGCAAGTACTCCATGTGTAAATTTCGATACACCGATGAAAACTCACACGTCACATCATCTCCTAAATAAGTAACAACATAAGGTGATGACAACGCTTTCAATATCCGAATCTCGTTCTCCAAGCATTGAACAAACTCGCTAGACGGTTTGTTCTCTACCGATTTAACCGCAAACGTAACGTTGTTAACTTCTTCAACGGCGAGACTAACCACACCGAATGACCCTCTACCGATGCAAGTTTTTCGTACCCAATTGGGTTTTGTAGCATTATTGTAACTAGCCATGTTTGTGTTGTAAGTTTTTTTTGTGAAATTGTGGGTTAAATGATTGGTATATGAGGTGTATTTATATGCATAGTACAAGATAGATAAGTATATAATAAGTGGATGGTGAATAAGAAATGTGACGTAGAGAAAAGAAGGTGAAAGCGGCGAATGATTTTATCCTaagttttgtaataataattattaatattattgttattatctacCTAATAAATAATAAAAGTACATGTGGAAGATGCGAATGAAGTTACTTGGCAAAGTTGGGTTCAAGTCTTTGAGATGTGCAAACCATGTGGACACTTACTTCTTTTATCAAATCTTTTGCAAGTTTACCTACTTTAACGAGTTTCTAATTTTTGAAAGCTTATCAACAAACTTTGTAAATTCCAGTAAAAATTGTTGTTGATAAGACTAAAACTAAGTGTGAGGTTGCGATCAATCGTAGAGTTTGAAGGGTTTTTTAGGAGCGAAAGTTATTTAAGAGATGATCAAATGAATAaagcattttattttttattattattattttttttatttttttttagacaACCTTATTTTCATTCAGATGTACGCAATTTAACCTAATAATCAACGTCTATTACAAATTTTTTTCGTGGCACCCTAAGATACATGAAGGTGACAACTCTTGTGAAGTAATTGTTAATAATGCAAATTCTGCGAGTCTCTACAATTTTGAATTTAACTTTTATACATGGACATCATTTTATTTGATTTAAAAGTCCAAATCATATGTACAATTTTGAATTTAACTTTTATACATGGACATCGTCGATCTCACCGTCGATTTAGGGGGACGGCGAAAGTGATTCCCGGACACCGTGTGCTCTTATATCATTTTTGAATAAGCTCGTGAACATAATGAATTCTTCTTTCATTTATATACACTAGATTGTAGATTAAGTTTATACATATGTGATATAAAACATAATTACGtgaaaaaaaattatttatatgtAATACTTCAAATAAATAATCGTATGTATGTGGTTAAAAATCACATAACCGTATGCATGTTGTTAAAACtgctaaaataataacatttaacacaaattgtcttttttaaatgttcatattttcatgtgatcttaatgtttgaaaaaaaaataaaaaaaaataaaaatacttcctGCCACTTCTCCCACAAAATGATTCATTCTtcattaaaacaatatatatatatatatatata is from Rutidosis leptorrhynchoides isolate AG116_Rl617_1_P2 chromosome 10, CSIRO_AGI_Rlap_v1, whole genome shotgun sequence and encodes:
- the LOC139870179 gene encoding mitogen-activated protein kinase kinase kinase 18-like, encoding MASYNNATKPNWVRKTCIGRGSFGVVSLAVEEVNNVTFAVKSVENKPSSEFVQCLENEIRILKALSSPYVVTYLGDDVTCEFSSVYRNLHMEYLPNGTVADVATEGNIMNLRSYTRCITSGLSYIHSKNIVHCDVKGKNVLIGNTPGLAKLADFGSAIEFGLNEKIRGSPLWMAPEVIRGEYQGPESDVWSLGCTVIEMLTGQLIWHNIGFDILRQIKYSNELLIPELSNTSTPVPNDLIDFLDKCLRRERSDRWSCDQLLHLPFLLPCSSPSLSSLIAINEYELSPRCAFDWCDSSSSNESTLEIDNSDMKKLEAKQRIGKLATNSGVNWGSEGWEVVRHVTSDTSSDYLEQRETTTEYSNSADNEGSVSGHEGINLVYTESVSSYSYDLESTTNSAERTTVVWMYRHRDSVHMLSRYIFLLIKYLVTFNLNLCIRFSTTMRMGLLRN